A window from Candidatus Zixiibacteriota bacterium encodes these proteins:
- a CDS encoding DUF5668 domain-containing protein — MTGTREKAPKVKRAPVTGGVILTGIGLVFLLSNFGVIPNIGRSWPLILIVVGVALLAGALTECRPKNSSSVPPGV, encoded by the coding sequence ATGACCGGTACGAGGGAAAAGGCGCCCAAAGTCAAGCGCGCCCCGGTGACGGGCGGGGTCATTTTGACCGGGATCGGGTTGGTGTTTCTCCTCAGCAACTTCGGAGTCATTCCCAACATCGGACGCAGTTGGCCGCTGATCCTGATCGTGGTTGGTGTGGCGCTGCTCGCTGGTGCTCTGACCGAATGCCGGCCCAAGAACTCTTCTTCCGTGCCGCCGGGTGTCTGA